The nucleotide window CGCGCCGACCGGGTGCAGTCGGTCCGCGGACACCATGAGCTGCACCCGGAGCGGTAACTTGGCCTGTTCGCGGGCAAGTTGGTACGCACCCAGTTCGACCGGGCTGTGGCCGAGCAGGGCGCCGCCGATGCCCGCCTCGGCGCATCCGGTGACGCCCTCGGCCAGACAGGTGCGGGCGGCGTGCCCGATCGCGTCCGCCAGTTCCTGCTGCGAGTGCGGCAGTCGCAGTGCCCGGGCGGCCCCCATGGCGCCCTCGGCGAGAAAGCCCTCCCCGTCCCGGAGTTCGGCGGGCAGCAGGTCCAGGACGGCGGAGTTGACCAGGCAGCCGTGCCCGGAGTCGTGCATCAGGAACACCTTGCGTCCCGCGCTGACCCGGTCCAGCTCGGCGGCGGTCAGATGGCGGCCGAGACCCCGCTGGTCGTACCCCGCGAGGTGGGCCCAGCCTCCTTCCGGTGCGCGTGCCACCGCCTCGGCGACCGCGGCCAGGACGTCCTCGGCCGACCGGCAGGGTGCCACGGTGGGCGTGCCCGCCTTGAGGCCGGTCCAGGCCAGGTGCACATGGCTGTCGATGAACCCGGGCAGCACGGTGGCGCCCTGGAGGTCCACCGTCCTGCGGGCGGGCAGGGCGGCCACCTCCTCGTCCAGGCCCACGATCCGGCCCCGCCAGACGCCCAGTTCGCGGGCGGCGGGGCGGTCCGGGTCCATGGTGAGGATGCGGCCGTTCGTCAGTCTCGTGGTGAGCATCGACGGAGCCTCAGCCGGTCTGTTCCGCCGTCATCCGCTCCACCAGGCTCCTGGGGCGCAGGTCGGTCCAGGTGACCTCGATGTGGTCCAGGCACTCCTGGCGGGGGGCCGGGCCGTGCACGACGGTCCAGCCGGCCGGCACGTCCACGAAGTCGGGCCACAGGCTGTACTGGCCCTCGTCGTTGACGAGCACCGAGTAGGTGCCTTCGGGGTTCTCGAACGGGTTGGTGCTCATCGGGGTCCTCCGGATCGGCTGACGTACGGGTCGACGTACAGGGGGTGTCGGTCTAGTCGCGGCCGGCCGCGCGGGCGACCAGGGCCTTCAGTGCGCGGAACCAGGTCTGCGCCAGGTCGCGGACCGCCGCCTCGTCCAGGACCGCCCCGGGCCAGGACCAGTGGGCGGCCAGGACGGGTCCGCCGGCGCGGTCCTCGGTCACCACGTCGATGCCGAGCGCGTGACCTTCCCGCATGTCCGGCTCGGCGCCGATGTCCGAGATGTCCTCCTCGGGGGCGTACGACCAGTCGGTGTCCTCGGGGATGCCGAAGCGGCCGAGGTAGTTGAACTCGATCGGCGGCGTCTCGAAGCCCGCGAGGACCGGTGCGGTACGGGGGTTGAGGTGGCGGAGCATGCCGTAGCCGGTTCCGTTCGCGGGCAGCGAGGCGAGGTGCCGCCGGGTCCGGTCGAGCACCTCCTCGACGGCGGGGCCGCCGGCCAGCGCCGCGTCCAGGTCGACGGGGCCGGGGTCCAGGAGTACGGGGAAGACGCTGGTGAACCAGCCGACCGTACGGGACAGGTCGACGTCCCCGGCCACCTCCTCGTCGCGGCCGTGTCCTTCGAGGTCGACCAGGACCGGTCCGCCGGGGCCGCTGTCGTGGCGCCGCCGCCAGTCGGCCACGGCGAGTGCGAGACCGGTGAGCAGGACGTCGTTGACGTTCGCGGAGAACGCGGACGGTACGGCGGACAGCAGCGGACCGGTGTACTCGGCGGGCAGCCGCAGCTCCAGCCGCTGTACGGTGCCGGCCGTGTCGCGGACCGGGTCGAGCGGGCTCTTCAGCGGCAGGGGCGCGGCGCCCTCCAGGATGTCCGTCCAGAAAGGCAGTTCGGCTTCCCGCGCCGGGTCCCGGGCCAGCTCGGTGAGCCTGCGCGACCAGGTGCGGAAGGACGTGTCGACGGGCGGCAGCTCCACCGGGCGGCCCGCCCGGACGGCCCGCCAGGCGGTCTCCATGTCCGGCAGCAGGATGCGCCAGGACACACCGTCGGTGACGAGGTGGTGGGCCATCAGGAGCAGCCTGCCGGGCTCGGCGCCCGCGTCGAACCACACGGCCCGCACCATGACCCCGGCGTCGGGGTCGAGCGCGGCCCGGGCGGCGTGGGCGCCGGCCGCGACGGCCGTCCGCAGCGCTTCGGGATCCAGACCGGTGACGTCGATCCGCTCGATCCAGGTCCCGGGGTCCACCGAATCCGCGGGCGGCACGACGATGCTCCAGTCGCCGCGGTGGCCGTCCCCGGCGGCGGTCGTTCGTCGGCCGCGGGCCAGCGGGGGCCGGTCGCGCAGCTCCCCGCGCCCCTTGTGGGGCGCCTGCGGCGCACCTTGCTCGCGGCCGTCCGCGCCCCCGTCCGTACGGACCAGGGTGCCGCGCAGCATGGCGTGCCGGTCCGCGAGCGCCCGGAGCACGGCGGTGAGTCCCGGCCGGTCCAGCGCGGCCGGGGTCCGGACCAGGGCCGACTGGTGGTAGCCCTTGGTCGGGCCGCCCAGTTCGCGCAGCCAGTGCATGACCGGGGTGAGCGGCACGGTGCCGGTGCCGTCGTCGGCCGGGCGGGCGTCGGCGGCACCGGTGGTGGTGGCCACCTCGGCGAGGCCGGCGACCGTGCGGTGCCTGAGCACCAGGCGCGGGGTGATCCGTACCTGCGCCGCGCGGGCCCTGCTGACGAGCTGCATCGCCATGATGCTGTCGCCGCCGAGGGCGAAGAAGTCGTCGTCGACGCCCACCTCGGGCAGGCCGAGCACGTCGGCGAACACGGCGCAGAGGGTCTTCTCCAGCTCGGTGCCGGGGGCCCGGCCGGTGGAGAGCGCCGAGAAGTCCGGGGCGGGCAGGGCGGCCCGGTCCAGCTTGCCGTTGGCCAGCTCCGGGAACCGGTCGAGCAGGACGACGGCGGCCGGGACCATGTGGTCGGGCAGGTGCCCGCCGACGTGGGCGCGCAGCCGGCCCGGATCGGGCAGGGCGCCGGTCACCGGGACCGCGTACGCCACGAGCAGCTTCCTCGCGCCTTCCTGACGTACCGTCACCACCGCCTGCGCGACGTCCGGGTGGGCGGCGAGCACGGACTCGATCTCGCCGGGTTCGATACGGAAGCCGCGGATCTTGACCTGGTCGTCGGCGCGGCCCAGGTAGTCGACATACCCGTCGGCGGTCCAGCGGGCCAGGTCGCCGGTCCGGTAGAGCCGCGAGCCGGGAGCCCCGAACGGGTCGGCGACGAACCGCTCGGCGGTCAGGGCGGGGCGGCCCAGGTACCCGCGGGCCAGGCCGCCGCCCGCCAGGTACAGCTCACCGGTCACGCCGGGCGGTACGGGCTGCAGCCGCTCGTCGAGGACGTAGGCGCGGGTGCCCGCGACGGGCCGGCCGACCAGCGGCCGGTCGCTGTCGCGCACCCGGGCCACGAGCGCGTCGACGGTGGACTCGGTGGGCCCGTACAGGTTGAACGCCTCGGTGCCGTTCAGCCGTCCGAGCCGTTCCCACAGCGCGCCCGGTACGGCCTCGCCGCCGACGCCGACGACCGCGAGGGGGCTGCTGCCGTCCTCGCGCACGAGGCCCGTCTGCGCCATCTGCGCGAAGAACGACGGGGTGACCTCCAGGAAGTCGAAGCCGTGCTCGGTGACGGCCGCGGCCAGGAGGTCGGGGTCGCGGCGGGTCTCGTCGGAGACGACGTGGACGCAGTGCCCGTCGAGCAGCCACAGCTGCGGCTGCCAGGAGGCGTCGAAGGAGAACGCCCAGGCGTGTCCGGCGCGCAGGTGACGCCGTCCGGTGGCCGCCCTGGCGGGCGCGTACAGCGTCTCGCGGTGGCTGTGGAAGAGGTTGCCGACGCTTTCGTGGGTGACGACGACGCCCTTGGGCCGGCCGGTGGAGCCCGAGGTGTAGATGACGTACGCCGGATGACGCGGCGTCAGGGGCGCGGTGCGGTCGGCGTCGGTGAGAGCGGTCGCGGCCCGGGTGGCGAGCAGCCGCGCCGTCGCGGGGGTGTCGAGTTCCAGCAGCGGCGGTCCGTCCGCGGGCAGCAGGGGTGCGAGGTGCCGGGTGGTGAGCGTCAGGACCGGGCGGGCGTCGTCGAGGGTGTCCTTCAGCCGGCCGGCCGGGGCGTCCGGGTCCAGCGGCAGGTAGGCGGCGCCCGCCTTGTGGACCGCGAGGATCGCCAGCAGGGTGCGGGCGGTGCGGGGCAGGGCCAGCGCGACGAGCCGTTCGGGTCCGGCGCCGTGCGCGACGAGCAGCCGGGCGAGGCGGTTCGCCTCGGCGTCGAGCTGGGCGAACGTCAGCTCGACGCCGTCGGAGGCGACGGCCGGCGCGTGCGGTGAGAGCGCCGCCTGCCGTTCGAAGAGGGCCGGCACGGTGGTCGGTGCGGCGAGCGGGGGCCGGTCGTTCCACTCGGTGAGGATGCGCCGGCGTTCCGCGTCGCCGAGAATGTCGATCCGGCTGATCGGGGTGTCCGGGGCCGCGACGACGGCGCGCAGGAACCGTACGAGCCGTTCGGCGACGGCTTCGGCACTGGAGTGGTCGAACAGGTCGGCGCTGTACTCCAGGACGCCGTCGACGCCCTCTCCGCCGTCGCGCTCCACGAAGTCGAAGGAGAGGTCGAACTTGGCGCCGGCCGCGCCGGTCTCCTCGCGCCGGGCGTCCAGTCCGGCGAGGACCTCCCCGTCACCGCCTGCCGCCAGGTACACGACCATGACCTGGAACAGCGGGTGCCGGGACAGCGAGCGGGCCGGGCCGAGGGCGTCCACCACGCGCTCGAACGGCACGTCCTGGTGGTCGAAGGCGGCCAGGTCGGTCTCCCGCACCCTGGCCAGCAGGTCGCGGAACGCCGGGTCGCCGGAGGTGTCGGTGCGCAGCACCAGGGTGTTGAGGAAGAACCCGACCAGGTCCTCCAGCGCCTCTTCGGTGCGCCCGGCGATGGGGCTGCCGAGCGGGATGTCGGTGCCCGCGCCCAGGCGGGTCAGCAGGGCCGCCACCGCCGCCTGGACGATCATGAACATGCTGACGTTGCCCGACCGGGCCAGCTCGCGCAGTCCGGCCGTCAGTTCCGGGTCCAGGGCCATGCCGACCGCACCGCCGCGGTAGCTCGCCTCCAGCGGACGCGGCCGGTCGACGGGCAGCCCGAGCTCTTCGGGCAGTCCCTGCAACGCCTGCTTCCAGAAGGCCAGTTGACGGGAGGCGAGGCTCTGCGGGTCCTTCTCGTCGCCGAGCACGGCACGCTGCCAGAGGCTGTAGTCGGCGTACTGGACGGGCAGCGGTGCCCGCTCGGGCGCCCGGCCCGCCGCGCGAGCCCCGTAGGCGGCGGCCAGGTCGCGGGTGAGGGGCCGGTCCGACCACTCGTCGCCCGCGATGTGATGGAGCAGGAGCAGCAGGACGTGCTCGTCCTGCGCGGTGCGCCACAGGTGCACGCGCAGCGGTGCCTCCCGGTCCAGCGCGAAGCCGTACCCGGCGGCCTCGGCCAGCCGCGCGGCCAGCTCCTCCTCGTCGGCGGCGGCGGTACGCACCGGGACGCGGGCCTGTTCCGGCGCGAGGATCAGCTGGTACGCGCGCCCGTCGTCCTCCGGGAAGACGGTGCGCAGCGGCTCGTGGCGGGCCACCAGGTCGTCGACCGCGAGCTGCAGCGCGTCGGTGTCGAGCGGCCCGGTGAGCCGCCAGGCGAGCGGGATGTTGTACGTGGGGCTGGGGCCCTCGACCCGGTACAGCACCCAGAGCCGCTGCTGGGCGAAGGAGAGCGGGAGGGGCTCGGGCCGGTCCGCGGGCGCGAGGACGGGCAGGCCGGCGCCGGTGCGCCCGGTGCCCTCACCGAGGCGTTCGGCGAGCCGGGCGACCGTGGGCGCCTCGAAGAGCGTACGCAGTGACACCTCCACGTGGAGCGCGGCCCGGACGCGGGCGGCCAGCCGCATGGCCACGAGGGAGTGGCCGCCGAGGGCGAAGAAGTCGTCGTGGACGCCGACCCGTTCGAGGCCGAGGACGTCGGCGAACAGGCCGCGCAGGATCTCCTCGCGCGGGCTGCGCGGCAGGGTCGCGGTGGTCCGCGCGGCGAAGTCGGGTGCGGGCAGCGCCCTGCGGTCGAGTTTGCCGTTGGGGGTCAGCGGCAGGGCGCCGAGGGTCACGAAGGCCGCGGGGACCATGTGCTCGGGCAGTTCGGCCGCGGTGTGGCGGCGCAGTTCCGCGGCGTTGGTGACGTGTCCGGCCGCCGGGACGACGTACGCCACGAGCCGCTGGCCGTGCGCGGTCACGACGGCCCGGGCGACGGTGTCGTGCCGTCCCAGTACGGCCTCGACCTCGCCGGGCTCGACCCGGAAGCCGCGGATCTTGACCTGGTCGTCGGTGCGGCCCAGGTACTCGACCTCGCCGTCGGACGTCCAGCGGGCGAGGTCGCCCGTGCGGTACATGCGCTCGCCCGGTCCGCCGTAGGGGTCGGCGACGAACCGCCCGGCCGTCAGTCCCGGCCGGTCGAGATAGCCGCGGGCCAGCTGCGCGCCCGCGAGGTAGAGCTCTCCCGCGACGCCCGGGGGCACCGGCCGCAGCGCGGCGTCCAGGACGTACACGCGGGTGTTCCACACCGGCCGGCCGATGGTGACCGGCGCGGCGCCGGGCCGCACCCGGCCGGCCGTGACGTCGACGGAGGCCTCGGTGGGTCCGTACAGGTTGTGCAGCTCGACGGGGGCGAGCGTGCGGTGGAAGCGGTCCGCGAGCGGCGCGGGCAGGGCCTCGCCGCTGCACATCACACGGCGCAGGCCCGTGCACCCGGCGGCCGCCGGTTCCTCCAGGAACAGCTGGAGCATCGAGGGCACGAAGTGCGCGGTGGTGACGGCTTCCCGCCGGATCAGCTCCGCGAGGCGGCGGGGGTCCTGGTGCGCGTCCGGCTCGGCGACCACCAGGGTGGCCCCGGTGATCAGCGGCCAGAAGAACTCCCACACGGAGACGTCGAAGCTGGACGGGGTCTTCTGCAGCACCCGGTCCGTGCCGTCCAGCCCGTACGTGTCCTGCATCCACAGCAGGCGGTTGACGATGCCCGACTGCGGTACGACCACGCCCTTGGGGCGGCCCGTGGAACCGGAGGTGTAGATCACGTAGGCCGGGCTCGACGGGTCGTACGAGCGCGGCGGTTCGCCGTACCCGCCTTCGGGGAGGGCGTCCCGGATCACGCACACCGGGCGGGTGTCCTCCAGCATGAGGGCGAGGCGTTCCCCGGGCAGACCGGCGTCCAGCGGGAGGTAGGCGCCGCCCGCGCGGTGCACCGCCAGCAGGGCCACCACGAGGTCGGCCGAGCGCGGCAGGGCGACGGCCACCGTCGTCTCGGGGCCCACGCCCGCCCCGGCCAGCACCCGGGCGGTGTGCTCGACGCGCGCGTCCAGCTCCGCGTAGGTCAGGCGCTCCTCACCGAAGACCAGGGCCGGGGCACCGGGCGTACGGGCCGCCTGGTCGCGGAACAGTTCGGGGAGGGTCCTCGTGCCCGTGGGGCGGGACGTGTCGTTCCAGTCCGTGAGCACGCGGGTGCGCTCGGACCCGTCGAGGACGTCCAGCTCCCGCACCGGCCGGTCCGGTGCGGCGGTCGCCTGCTCCAGCAGCCGGACCATGCGCCGGGTGAGGCGCCGCGCCGTCGCCCCGTCGCACAGGTCGGCCGCGTACTCCAGGAGCAGGATCAGCCGGTCCGCCCTGCCCGCGGGCGTCTCGTCCACGAAGGTGAAGTGCAGGTCGAACTTGGCCTGCCCGGTGTCCATGTCGGACCACTCGGTGGGCAGGCCGAGCACGTCAGGGTCGCCGTCCGGCCGGTGGTGGTAGCCCAGCATGACCTGGAAGAGCGGGTTGCGGCCGGCGACCCGCGCCGGGTTGAGCGCCTCCACCACCTGGTCGAAGGGCAGGTCCTGGTGCTCGAACGCCGCCAGGGCCGACTCCCGCACCCGGGCCAGGAGTTCGCGGAAGGTCGGCTCACCGGACAGGTCGGTGCGCAGGACGAGGGTGTTGACGAAGAAGCCGACCAGGTCGTCCAGCGCGTCGTCCGTGCGGCCCGCGATGGGGGCGCCGAGCGGGATGTCGTCGCCCGCGCCGAGCCGGTGCAGAAGTGCCGCGGTGGCGGCCTGGAACAGCATGAACATGCTGGTGCCGGTGGCACCGGACAGGTCGCGCAGCGCCCGGCCGGTGGCGGCGGGCAGTTCCAGGCGTACCTTGCCGCTCCGTCCGGTCGGCGCGTCCGGGCGGGGCCGGTCGAGGGGCAGCGTCAGTTCGTCGGGCAGACCGCTCAACGTGCTTGTCCAGTAGGCGAGTTGCCGCTCGCCGATCCGGCCCAGCAGGTCGTCCTGCCAGAGGGTGTAGTCGGCGTACTGGACCGGCAGCGGGGACCAGCCGGGTTCCCCGCCCGCCAGCCGGGCCGCGTACGCGGTGTTCAGGTCGGCGAGGAACGGGCGGTCGGACCACTCGTCGGTGGCGATGTGGTGCAGCACGACGGCCACCACGTGGTCGGCCGGACCGGTCCTGAACACCTCGCAGCGCAGCGGGAGTTCACGGGCCAGGTTGAAGGGCCGGCGCTGCGCCGACCCGATGAGCGCGTCCAGCGCGTCCTCGGCGCAGTCCGTCACGGTGAACCCGGGCGCGGCCTCCGTGACCGGCAGGATGCGCTGGTAGGGCTCTGCGTCGTGCTCGCCGAACACCGTGCGCAGCGCCTCGTGCCGTCCCGCCACGTCCACCAGGGCGGACCGCAGCGCGTCGAGGTCGAGGTGGCCGCGGAGCCGGAAGACCAGCGGGAAGTTGTACGCGACGCCGCTGCCGGTGATCCGTTCGACCAGCCACAGCCGGCGCTGGGCCGGGGAGAGCGGGATGCGTTCGGGCCGTTCGGCGGGGGCGACGGCGGGCCGGGCGGGGCGTCCGGTGCCGGCCCGGGCGGCGAGCAGTTCCGGCGTCGGCGCCTCGAAGAGGTCGCGGATCGCCAGCTCGGCGCCCAGCTCGGTGCGGGCCCGGCTGATCAGGCGGGTGGCGAGCAGGGAGTGGCCGCCCAGGTCGAAGAACGCGTCCTCCGCGCCGACCTCCGGCAGGCCCAGCACCTCGGCGAAGAGCCGGCAGAGCACCTCTTCCTGCGGGGTGCGCGGTCCGCGGCCGGTGCCGAGGGCGACGGCCGGCTCGGCGTCGGGCAGAGCGCGCACGTCGAGCTTGCCGTTGTCGTTCATGGGCAGCCGGTCGAGGGTGACGAACGCGGCCGGGACCATGTACTCGGGCAGCCGCTGCTTGAGGTCGTCGCGCAGCCGCCGCACCAGACTGTTCGCACCGCGTGCGGCGGTGGGCTCGTTGGCGTAGGGCGCCTCGCCGCCGCCGGGGAGGTACAGGCCGGCGGTGCGGCCGGGGCCGCCGCCGGCACCGGCCTCGCCGTCCGTGACGAACACGGCGTCGTACGTGCCGGGTTCGCGGGACCAGGTCGTCAGGACCTGGCAGCCGAGCGTGGCGGCGAGGTCGTGCAGGGTCTCGGGGTCCACTCCCCCGGCGGCCCCGACGCGGGCGTCCGGGATGCCGGTGAACCGCAGCGGGGTGACCGCGCGGACGAGGTCCGCCACGTCGAGGTCGTCGGTCCAGCCGACCGATGGGACGCGCTCCAGGGCGAGGTCCGGCTCACCGGCGTACAGGACGGCGTCGTAGCGGTGGCGGGTGAGTTCGTTGTGGTGGAGGGCGCGCTTGGTGCGCAGGTCCACGCGGTGGCCGAGGGTGGTGAAGTAGTCGGGGTCGACCAGGAGTTCCTTCTCCAGGCGCAGGCCGCGTTCGACGGCGCGCTCCAGCCCCTCCCCCGTGACGCCCCGGGCCTGCTGGATCTCCGTCTGGAAGGTCCGGGCCAGGCGCAGGTTGCGTACGTCGCCGACGTACAGGGCGCCGCCCGGGGCGAGGAGTTCCATCGCCCCCTGGATCACGGACGTCAGGTAGTCGACGCTCGGGAAGTACTGGACGACGGAGTTGATGACGATCGTGTCGAAGAAGCCGTCCGCCG belongs to Streptomyces sp. V3I8 and includes:
- a CDS encoding MbtH family protein, coding for MSTNPFENPEGTYSVLVNDEGQYSLWPDFVDVPAGWTVVHGPAPRQECLDHIEVTWTDLRPRSLVERMTAEQTG